The segment TCGGTACGACCACAGATGGAAATGTCGAGATTTTATGGGGGTATGACTTTGAAGATGGATCAGAGCTATGGCTGGCGAATGAAACTTTTCGCCCAGCAAATCATACAGAGCAGGATTGGGAGCAATCAGGAATCGTCCCTGATCTTACGGTACCGGCAGGCTATGACGAGTATACCTTCCAGACTGATCCATTGATCCTGGCTGCAGTACAATATTTTTCAAATCAATAGAACCTGAGGACCGGAGACTTTCCTTCATGCTGACCACACCAGAGAAAATTATCTTCATCCTGGCCGTCCTGTTTTCGTTGTCTCTAACCTCTTTGGCTGTCAGGCGCATCGTCCGCATCATCCAACGCGGGCATGGACGGCCAGATTTCTCCGTGTTGCGTAAGCGATTATTATCAGTCCCACCTCGTATTATCGCTTTCCAACCTGTCTTCCGTTTCCGGCTGGTCCCCAGCCTGTTTCATGCCATGATTGGTTGGGGCTTCCTGTATTTTTTACTGGTAAATTTGGCTGATGTCCTCCAAGCGTACCTTCCCAATTACACTTTCCTGGGCACCGGGCTTATTGGGAACCTGTTTCGATTAGGGGCGGATATCAGCAGCCTCCTCGTTTTTGTTGGCATCAGCTTCATGCTGGTGCGGCGTTTCGTTATCAGGTCAAAAGACCTCACCGCTCGATCGGATGTCTTGCTGCATCCCAAGGCACGCACTGGCATCCTGCGCGATTCGGCGATCGTCGGTGCATTTGTTACCATGCATGTCCTGGCACGCTTTGTAGGTGAATCTTTCAAACTGGCTGAGCATGGTACAGATTCATGGCAGCCGTTTGCCTCAACAGTGTCTCGCCTCTGGTCTGGTTGGGAAGTTAGCTCCCTCGTAATTGGTTTTCACGCCTGCTTTTGGATCTCACTCGGATGGATCCTGGCCTTCCTGCCCTACTTTTTATACTCCAAACACATCCACCTCTTCTTTGCACCATTGAACTTCCTGCTTAAGCCCGCCCGCAGGTCGATTGGCGAATTATCACGCCTGGATTTCGATGATGAGAGCGTCGAAGCTTTCGGTGTATCGAAACTCGAAGATCTTGGCTGGGAACAGCTCATGGATGCATATGCCTGCATCATGTGCTACCGCTGCCAGCAGGTCTGCCCAGCCTATAACACCGGCAAGGTCTTATCACCCGCTGCCCTGGAAATTAACAAACGCTATTTTCTGAATTATTATGGGGCTGAAATTTCCGGCGGCAAGGCAAGCCCACAAACCCTGATTGAATTTGCCATTCCTGAAGAGGCTATCTGGGCTTGCACGGCTTGTGGTGCTTGTGTGGATATCTGCCCGGTGAACAACGAACCCATGCGTGATATCCTTGACATCCGCCGCGCCCTCGTTTTGAATGAAAATGCATTCCCTCAACAGCTACAGACTGCTTTCCGCGGCATGGAACGGAATGTGAACCCCTGGAACATCCCTCCCACGGAGCGCTTGAAATGGGCTGAGGGGCTTAACGTGCCCACCATAGAAGAAAATCCGACGCCCGAGATCTTATGGTGGGTTGGTTGTGCGCCCGCGACTGACGTACGCGCCCAAAAGGTCGCACAGGCATTCGCCCATATCCTCGAGCATGCAGGTATGAATTATGCGGTCTTGGGGAAAAATGAGCAATGTACGGGTGACTCAGCTCGCAGGGCAGGCAATGAATACCTTTTTAATGAATTGGCTTCATCAAACGTGCAGATATTGAATGAAGTAAATCCGCGACGGATCGTAACCACCTGCCCGCATTGCCTGCATACCTTGAAGAACGAATATCCAGCGTTTGGTGGGAATTACACCGTGATACACCATACGCAACTAATCCAGGAGCTTATATCGGAAGGCAAAATTCGGCTAGCTTCCCTATCGCCTGATGAGGATCCCAACAATGGGATCACTTATCACGACCCTTGTTACCTGGGCAGGCATAACCACATCATCGACGAACCTCGCACAGATATTAGCCTCCTGGGTGGGGAGTTTACAGAATTACATCGCCATGCGTATAAGTCATTTTGCTGCGGAGCAGGAGGAGCCCAGATGTGGAAGGAGGAAGAGCATGGCCAGCAACGCGTCAATGCCAACCGTTTCGCCGAAGCTCAAGCAACCGGTGCGGACGCACTGGCAGTGGCCTGTCCCTTCTGCCTGATCATGTTGACGGATGCTCAGAAAGCTGCTAACAGCGAGCTGCGGGTTCTAGATATTGCTGAGCTGCTGGCAGCGAGATTGGAGTAAAAAGTGGAGGAAACGAAAAATTTACCCAGCGTTGAGGAGATCATTAAAGATTATCGGCTGGCCTTCCGCAGCCGGCAAGCCAGTTACATTGGCCGGCGAGAAGTATTAAGTGGCAAGGCAAAATTTGGCATCTTTGGGGATGGCAAGGAGCTGCCCCAGCTTGCCATGGCACGCGTATTTCAAAAGGGAGATTTTCGTTCCGGCTATTACCGCGATCAAACCATCACCTTCGCTTCAGGTGTGGCTACCATCCAGGAGCTATTTGCTCAACTGTATGCCACCCCGGATGTAGAAGCTGAACCATCCAGCGGTGGGCGCATGATGGATGCTCATTTCGCTTCACGAAATCTCAACCCTGATGGAAGCTGGAAAGTCTTGACCACTCAATCCAATTCAAGCGGAGATATCTCACCCACTGGGTCACACATGCCGCGTGTGGTGGGTCTGGCTTACGCCTCCAAGCTCTATCGCCAGATTCCCGCACTATCCAAATACACCCAGTTTTCAAATAACGGTAATGAAGTAGCCTTCGCAACCATCGGTAATGCCTCCTGCGCAGAAGGCATGTTTTGGGAAACCGTGAATGCCATCGGTGTCCTGCGCTGCCCTGCGATCATCACCATTTATGATGATGGTTATGGGATCTCCGTGTCGAACGAATCGCAAATTGCCAAGGAAAATATCTCCGAATTGCTGATGGGTTTTCGGCGTCCGCC is part of the Anaerolineales bacterium genome and harbors:
- a CDS encoding [Fe-S]-binding protein, giving the protein MLTTPEKIIFILAVLFSLSLTSLAVRRIVRIIQRGHGRPDFSVLRKRLLSVPPRIIAFQPVFRFRLVPSLFHAMIGWGFLYFLLVNLADVLQAYLPNYTFLGTGLIGNLFRLGADISSLLVFVGISFMLVRRFVIRSKDLTARSDVLLHPKARTGILRDSAIVGAFVTMHVLARFVGESFKLAEHGTDSWQPFASTVSRLWSGWEVSSLVIGFHACFWISLGWILAFLPYFLYSKHIHLFFAPLNFLLKPARRSIGELSRLDFDDESVEAFGVSKLEDLGWEQLMDAYACIMCYRCQQVCPAYNTGKVLSPAALEINKRYFLNYYGAEISGGKASPQTLIEFAIPEEAIWACTACGACVDICPVNNEPMRDILDIRRALVLNENAFPQQLQTAFRGMERNVNPWNIPPTERLKWAEGLNVPTIEENPTPEILWWVGCAPATDVRAQKVAQAFAHILEHAGMNYAVLGKNEQCTGDSARRAGNEYLFNELASSNVQILNEVNPRRIVTTCPHCLHTLKNEYPAFGGNYTVIHHTQLIQELISEGKIRLASLSPDEDPNNGITYHDPCYLGRHNHIIDEPRTDISLLGGEFTELHRHAYKSFCCGAGGAQMWKEEEHGQQRVNANRFAEAQATGADALAVACPFCLIMLTDAQKAANSELRVLDIAELLAARLE